In Phaseolus vulgaris cultivar G19833 chromosome 10, P. vulgaris v2.0, whole genome shotgun sequence, a single genomic region encodes these proteins:
- the LOC137815594 gene encoding uncharacterized protein gives MNPSIKGQVYADFVAELSPGGDPQEVELGSQWVLSVDGSSNKQGGGVGIILEGPNGVLIEQALRFAFKASNNQVEYKALIVGMLLAKEMGAQNLLAKSDSQLVTGQVTGEYQEKDSQMATYLRYVEVLKRAFAAFELVRVPREQNARADLLAKLASSGKGGRQRTVIQETLKMP, from the coding sequence ATGAACccgtccatcaaagggcaagtctatgcTGACTTCGTGGCAGAACTTTCACCAGGAGGAGACCCTCAAGAGGTGGAGTTAGGGTCACAAtgggtgctctcagtggatggatcttCCAACAAGCAAGGGGGTGGTGTTGGGATAATCTTAGAGGGTCCTAATGGAGTGCTAATCGAGCAAGCCTTACGTTTTGCCTTCAAAGCGAGCAACAACCAGGTGGAGTACAAGGCGTTGATTGTTGGGATGCTgttggctaaagaaatgggtgctCAGAACCTCCTGGCGAAGAGTGACTCACAgttggtcacagggcaagtgACAGGAGAGTATCAGGAAAAGGACTCACAGATGGCCACCTACCTAAGGTACGTCGAGGTGTTGAAAAGAGCTTTCGCCGCGTTTGAGCTGGTGCGTGTCcctagagagcagaatgccagagctgacctgctcgccaagctggccagctcaggcaaggggggaaggcagaggactgtgATACAAGAGACCCTCAAAATGCCGTGA